The nucleotide window TGTTTTTGAATTCGGATGTCGCAAATGGAAAAGGAGGGGTTTGGGGAGGAATTTTCCATTTGCTCCTCTTTTTGTTTTGGGGGAATTCGGGGCGGACTATTTCTTGCTAAAACGCTTAAAGTAGGCATCGATTTCATCTCGAAGCTCAATACCAACTCTCTCAAAGCAGTCGAGTAAATCCTTGTAGGTATTTTTACCACCAAGAAAATCCCAAAACTCGTCTGCTACTTTAAGCTCATTTTCAAGATCGAGCATTCCCCGCATTGTCCAGCGGGTATATGGTTCTGGTTCGTAGGGATTGTATGGAATTGCTATAAAAGTATTTACATCCGCCTTAGGATTGTTTGCTAAAACAACAGCGACCCATTCCAGTAGTGTGCGTTTAAACTCTTTAAAACCGCCAGCATTTGGTTTTGCTGTTTTAATATCAAACAAGAAATATGCACCGTCTTTTGATTCAAACATTAAATCAACCTTTGTAGGTTTTACTTTAATCATCTCACCGGTTTGACAAACTTTTCGTATTCTCTCAATTTCTTCTTTTTTATTTGGAGTGCTTGTTGCCGTAATAAGACCATCAATAATCTTTTGGATTTCAGTCTGTGCGGCGCTACTGATTTGATTTCCAGCTGTAGCTTGCGAGGTAGCCATTTTAAAATGCTTTTGCGCTAAAGCAAGACCAACCGGCTCAAAAATACTCGTTCCGAAATTTGTATTGATAGAGTGGATAAAAGAATAAAGAGCGAGTCGGTCTTTACCGAGCAAGCGAGTATGGAAAGGCATTGATGCCGGTTCCGGTTTATAGTTTTGAAACTTGTTACGCAGACTTGCTTTCAAAACTTCCTCAACACTATTTATTTGTTCTTTAGATAAAGCCATAAATTATTTTGTCTTAAAATGAAATATAATTTCTGAATACGGATTTCGATCGCGTTCCGTACGGTTCAATACTGGTCGCTTAAACTGATTCACAATTTTCATTCCTGCTTTCTCCGCAATTTCTGGATAGAGATTATATTTATCATTTGCCACAAGAAATATATCAAAATCCGCTTTGAGATATTCCTTGCAATTATTTAAGACATCCGCAATTCCTTGTGCATATGACCGGCGAGCCTCCATTCCTTGCCCCTTATAAAGCGGACCAATTTCTAAATCATCCTTGCGCTTAAATCCAAGAAGGTCATATGCGTAAGCGTGTTGTTCGTGGTAATCAATTTGCCCGACATATGGAGGTGAACAAAAAATACCAGCTATTTTCTGCTTTTTTAGAATTTTAGAAAACTCTGGGTTCTGTTTTTCTATTTTCTCAAAAATATTTACAGCTCTTGAGTCACCAGTTAATACAGAATAATGGACGGGCTTACGCAATCTTTTAAATTCTCTAATTCTACTCAAGGTATCAAGCGCGTAGCGATTGAGCATGCTTGTTATAGAAAAAAGAGGCTTGCAGATTTTTTTGTGCTTATAACAATAGTAAGTTGTGAGTTGTGGCTCTTTAAGAGTTGCTAAGTCGCTATGTGTAGTTGCACGGCATGATCTAATGGTTCTACTCAAAATAAGAGCGAGCATTTTTCTAGCCTTAACATCTTTCTCTTGTTTTATTGTTTGAAAAACGTGGTCTATCTCTCGGCGAACATTATCCATAAACCAAATATCAAGGAAAGAGCCTGACTTATCCTGTTTTAATTTGATTGAGTATTTTTTGACCAATTTCTGATAAATAGGTAAAAACTCACGCTCTTTTTCGATAGAAAATTTCTTTTCATCAAATTTTCCTTGATTGATTTTGTATTTGAAGTCAGAACCGGGAAAATGTATAAGGTTAAATTTAGCAAGTTCTCCAAGAAGCTCATTTTCGAAATCCTGAATTTTATTATCATGCTCAAAAGAATCAAGTGAAGTAATCAATTTTTTAATCGCTTTTTGTAAATACTCGTCATCATAATGGGTTGCCTTACAACTTGAGATCATACAGTTAAATTCCGAGACATCTATACCAACAGAATGAATACCCATCTCTAAAGACTGAATAATTGTTGTTCCGGAACCTAAGAATGGATCAAGAATAATATCACCGGCTTTGAAATAAGCTTCTTTTTTAAAATCATCAGTGTGATTATCTATAAAATACTCAACAAGCTGGGGAATGTATTTCCCTTTGTATGGGTGGAGTCGGTGGACATGTTTTGTAGTATCTACTTCTCTTAAATTATCAAAAGAAAGAGTCCAGTTTAAGTCATTGCCTAGATTTTTTTTCCAACTTACCTCGCGATTACCGTTATATGAAGCGTAATATTCTTTTAAATCATTTAAATCAACCATGGTCGAGCCGTTCTCTCCGTGTTTTTTTACTTTTCCATATTGGACGAGATAAGAAATATTTGTCGGCAAAACTTCTTTTTCAAGAAAATCTGATGCCCATTTTGATGCTTCGGGGATAGTTACTAGTGACATAAAATTATTTTAACATTTTTTAAATTTCTTTCCTAAGAACACCGACGACCTTGCCTTGTATCTCAACATTTGTTTCATAAAAAGGTTCCATATACTTATTTGCCGGAACAAGTTTAATTCGGTCTTTTTCTCTGTAAATCTTTTTGAGCGTAACCTCATTTCTGTCTGGCATGTATGCAACAGCTTTTTCCCCATCATCAACAGTCTGCTGATCACGAATTATCACAATGTCACCATCAGAAATACCTTCTTCTATCATACTTCGCCCAGT belongs to Patescibacteria group bacterium and includes:
- a CDS encoding site-specific DNA-methyltransferase — translated: MSLVTIPEASKWASDFLEKEVLPTNISYLVQYGKVKKHGENGSTMVDLNDLKEYYASYNGNREVSWKKNLGNDLNWTLSFDNLREVDTTKHVHRLHPYKGKYIPQLVEYFIDNHTDDFKKEAYFKAGDIILDPFLGSGTTIIQSLEMGIHSVGIDVSEFNCMISSCKATHYDDEYLQKAIKKLITSLDSFEHDNKIQDFENELLGELAKFNLIHFPGSDFKYKINQGKFDEKKFSIEKEREFLPIYQKLVKKYSIKLKQDKSGSFLDIWFMDNVRREIDHVFQTIKQEKDVKARKMLALILSRTIRSCRATTHSDLATLKEPQLTTYYCYKHKKICKPLFSITSMLNRYALDTLSRIREFKRLRKPVHYSVLTGDSRAVNIFEKIEKQNPEFSKILKKQKIAGIFCSPPYVGQIDYHEQHAYAYDLLGFKRKDDLEIGPLYKGQGMEARRSYAQGIADVLNNCKEYLKADFDIFLVANDKYNLYPEIAEKAGMKIVNQFKRPVLNRTERDRNPYSEIIFHFKTK
- a CDS encoding TdeIII family type II restriction endonuclease is translated as MALSKEQINSVEEVLKASLRNKFQNYKPEPASMPFHTRLLGKDRLALYSFIHSINTNFGTSIFEPVGLALAQKHFKMATSQATAGNQISSAAQTEIQKIIDGLITATSTPNKKEEIERIRKVCQTGEMIKVKPTKVDLMFESKDGAYFLFDIKTAKPNAGGFKEFKRTLLEWVAVVLANNPKADVNTFIAIPYNPYEPEPYTRWTMRGMLDLENELKVADEFWDFLGGKNTYKDLLDCFERVGIELRDEIDAYFKRFSKK